Within the Saccharopolyspora gloriosae genome, the region GCAGCGGTTGCCGCTCGTCGACGGGGATCTCCGGGTCGACCGGGGCCTGGTCGGTGTCGCCGCAGTTCGGCGTGGTCGGCTCACCGGTCACGCGGTCGTCGATCCACGCGAACGCGCGCGGGAAGGACGCGATCGCCCCGCCGATGTGCGTCGGCCCCAGGTTCGGCGCGAACTGCACGTCCGCACCCTTGCCGCACCACTCGTCGGCGAGGTTCTTGGACTGCTCGAAGGGGATCACGTCGTCCAACCGGCTCTGCGCGAGCAGCACGGGGAAGTCGGGCTTGCCGTTGCCGATCCGCTGCTCGCCGACCGCACTCGCGAACGGCTCCTCCGTCAGGTATTCGGTCAGCGGCCTGCCGTCCTCGGTGAAGTCCTTCGACTGCGCGAACGCGAACTGCGCGATCCCGTCCACGGTGCACGAGTTCTCGACGCCCTCACGGAACTGCTCGCCCTTGTCGTTGAGGTAGGGCGCGAGGTCGATGTCGTAGCCGGAGGCGATCCCCGCCACGGCGTAGCCGAGGAACGCGGCGTAGAAGCCGCCGTCGAGGTTCTCGCCCACTCCGCCGAGCTCGGCGGGCACGGCACCGGCCGCGACTCCGCGGATGTCGAGCTCCGGGGCGTGGTCCGAGGCCAGCTCGGCCGCTCCCGCCACTCCGCCACCGCCTTGGGAGTAGCCGTAGAGCACCACCGGACCGTCGTCCGGCACGTCAGCGTCGGGCAGCCGCTGCGCGGCGCGCACCACGTCGAGCACCGCGTTGCCGCTGACCTCGCGATTGGTGTAGGTGTGCACTCCCGGCGTGCCGAGGCCCTGGTAGTCGGTCATGGCGACCGCGTAGCCCTTGCTGAGCATGGCCTTCACGAAGAAGCCCTCGTACTCGGTGCCGTTGGCCAGCTGCCGGGACGGCGCGCAGTGGTCGGCGATGCCCTGGGTGCCCGGCGCGTAGCCGATGACGGGCCGCTCCCCCTCACCTGCCCATTCGCCGCGCGGCGTGATGACGGTGCCGGTCACCGCGATCGGAGCACCACCGCGATCACTGGACCGGTACATCACCCGCTGCACATCGGCATCGACCTGCACGACCTTCAACGGATCGAGGAAGTACTCGGACGACTCGGAACGGACGACGTCTCCATTGCCCGACGGCAGTTCGGCCGGCGGCTCGTAGAACGGCGGCCGCTCCTCAGCGGACGCGCCGGATGCGGTGGCGACAGCGAGCGACACCCCGACCACGGAGGTCAGCAGCATCGCACCCGCCCGACGAAACGGACGAAGGCTCACGGGCAACTCCTCATTGAGTCCGAACCGAGCGAACCTACCGGCGAGTAGGCCGATCCGATAGTGACCCGCGACACCGACCCCTGACAATCACCACAACTACCCGAAAGTAACTCCGCAACCACTTCGCAACGAAAACTGCACCCCCAGTAACCCCCCACCACGATCAGTTCGCCCACCAACGAACAGCAACCCCACACCACCCGTCCCAACACCCAACAGCAAAAACCCGAACCCACACACCACACAAAGCCCACAACCCCAAACCCCACCACCCCAAAGGCCCCAGGCAGAGCCCCAACAAGTCGAAGGCCGGAGGCCAAGCCCACACCAATCGAAGCCCACACCACCCCGAAGGCCACAGGCCAAGCCCCCCACACGTCGATGGCCGCAGGCCAAGCCCCCGCACGTCGAAGGCCACAGGCCGAGCCCCCACACGTCGAAGGCCGCAGGCCGAGCCCACCCCCACGCCGTTCACCGGCTCAGGCTGGTCCCCACCCAACCCAACCCCCCACCCCCGCAAGGAGCACTCCCCCACCGGACCACCGCACCGTGGGGGCCTACGGGGGCTCGGCCCCGTACAAAAAACAAGGAGCCGGGAAGACGCCAAAGGCGTCAACCAGGCTCCAAGTGGAGGTGCCGGGAATCGAACCCGGGTCCTCCGTCGCTTCACCAAGACTTCTCCGTGCGCAGTCCGCTATGCCTCTGCTTGGCTCCCTCGGTCTCGCGAACTAGCCGAGGTGACGAGCCCAGCCGCTGTTCGATGTCCCACCAGGCCCCGCGGCCGGGTCTGGCGGTAAGAGCCTCCTAGTCGATGCCGGATTCCGGGACGGAGGCGTTCCCGGTCCGACAGAGTTGCTCCTCGCTCAGGCAGCGAGGGCGAACTCGCGCTGACTCTTGTCGGCGCTTATAAGTTGCGGCGACGCTCTCGGTGGTCTCCCGCCTGCACCGGCACGCTTCCCTTGGATCGACGTACGGAGTCGAAACCGTTCACCCCCTCGTCCACGGCCGTACCTTCCCGGCCGTTAGGTCCGTACAGCATAACGTCCGTGCCCCCGCCGATCATTCCAATATCGACCTTCGAGTTTTTCGCAGGTCAGAGCTTCAAGAGCCGGGACGGGGCGTCGTGCAGGACGCTGCGCAGGAAATCCGTTCCCAACCGGTCGTCGGCCGCGGCCCAACCGGCGATCGCGGCGAGCTGTTCGGCGTAGGGATACGGGATGTTCGGGTAGTCGGTGCCGAGCACGATCCGGTCCCGCACCGGCACGAGCCGCGTCGCCCAGTCCGCGGGCAGCGGGGCGAATCGTTCGGTGAAGGCCACGCCGACCATCGTGGTGTCCAGGTGCACTCGCTCGAAGGTCTCGACGAGCCGCAACGCCACGTCGTACTCGGGCATTCCGGCGTGCGCCAGCACCGCCGTCAGCCGCGGGTGCCGCTGAAGCACCTCCTCGAACACGTCCAGTCCGGTGTGGTCGCCGCGGATCGGACCGTGCCCGCAGTGGATCACAACGGGCACCGCGGCCTCGGCGAGCAGGCCCCACGCCTCGTCCAGCAGTTCATCGCGCGGGTCGAACTTGCCGACCTGCACGTGGACCTTCACGCATCGCGCGCCGGCGTCCAGGGCGGCGCGCAACGACTTCGCCATGCCCGGTTCCGGGTAGAGCGTGGCCGTCGGCACGGCACCGGGGGTGCGCTGCCCGAACTCCAGCGCCCACTCGTTGAGCCATTCCGCCATGCCCGGCTTGTGCGGATAGACCAGCGGCGCGAACGTGCGCACTCCGAGTTCGTCGAGCAGCCGCAGCCGGGTTGGCTCGTCGTGGCGGTAGTGCACCGGCCAGTCCATGCCGTAGTGCGTGTGCGCCTGGTCGAAGTACGCCCACACCTTCTGCAGCATCCGCTCCGGCAGGAAGTGGGTGTGCAGGTCGACCAAGCCGGGGATGCCGAGCTCGTCGAGCCAGGGACGCACCTCCGCGTCCGAGGCCGGGCCGAGCAGCGGGCTCACACCCGCCGTCCTTTGCGGATCCGCCCGATGTGGCGTTGCATTTCGCGGTCGGCGTCCCGCTTCGCCATGTCGTGCCGCTTGTCGTGCGCCTTCTTGCCGCGTGCCAAGGCGAGTTCCACTTTGGCTTTGCCGTCGGAGAAGTACATCGACAGCGGGACCAGGCTCAGCCCGGTCTCCTTGATCTTGCCGACGAGGCGGAGGATCTCACCGCGGTGCAGCAGCAGTTTCCGGGATCGCCGCGGTTCGTGGTTGGTCCACGTGCCTTCGGTGTACTCCGGGATGTGCGCGTTGCGCAGCCACACCTCGCCGTCGTCGACCGTGGCGAACGCGTCCACCAGGGACGCTTTGCCCTGCCGCAGGCTCTTCACCTCGGTACCGGTCAGCACGATCCCGGTCTCGTAGGTGTCCAGCACCGACCAGTCGTGCCGCGCTTTGCGGTTCTGCGCGATCGGCTTGCGCCCGCGTTCCTTCACCATGCCTGCACTTTAAGACCCGGGGTCAACCGAGTTCTCACACCCTGTCCGTGACATGACGGAGGCGGCCCTGACATGACGAAGCGGCTGCGCCCGCGTGCGGAACACGCGAGCACAGCCGCTCGGCAGGACGATTCGCTAGAGCCGCACGTAGAGGCGCAGCGTCACATAACCGGTGGTCGCCGAGATCACCGCGGCCACCAGCAGCATGATCGGTGAGACGGCGGCGATGTCGCCGTAGCCGATCTCGGGGATGATGCCGGTGCCGAACACCGGCGACATGACCCTGTCGATGAACGCCGCCTTCGAGATCAGCAGCCCCACGATGGCCAGCAACGCCCCGATCAGACCGGAGACCATCGCCTCCAGCAGGAACGGGAGCTGGGTGTACCAGCGCGTCGCCCCCACCAGCCGCATGATGCCGGTCT harbors:
- the smpB gene encoding SsrA-binding protein SmpB, whose product is MVKERGRKPIAQNRKARHDWSVLDTYETGIVLTGTEVKSLRQGKASLVDAFATVDDGEVWLRNAHIPEYTEGTWTNHEPRRSRKLLLHRGEILRLVGKIKETGLSLVPLSMYFSDGKAKVELALARGKKAHDKRHDMAKRDADREMQRHIGRIRKGRRV
- a CDS encoding amidohydrolase family protein, encoding MLGPASDAEVRPWLDELGIPGLVDLHTHFLPERMLQKVWAYFDQAHTHYGMDWPVHYRHDEPTRLRLLDELGVRTFAPLVYPHKPGMAEWLNEWALEFGQRTPGAVPTATLYPEPGMAKSLRAALDAGARCVKVHVQVGKFDPRDELLDEAWGLLAEAAVPVVIHCGHGPIRGDHTGLDVFEEVLQRHPRLTAVLAHAGMPEYDVALRLVETFERVHLDTTMVGVAFTERFAPLPADWATRLVPVRDRIVLGTDYPNIPYPYAEQLAAIAGWAAADDRLGTDFLRSVLHDAPSRLLKL
- a CDS encoding lipase family protein — its product is MSLRPFRRAGAMLLTSVVGVSLAVATASGASAEERPPFYEPPAELPSGNGDVVRSESSEYFLDPLKVVQVDADVQRVMYRSSDRGGAPIAVTGTVITPRGEWAGEGERPVIGYAPGTQGIADHCAPSRQLANGTEYEGFFVKAMLSKGYAVAMTDYQGLGTPGVHTYTNREVSGNAVLDVVRAAQRLPDADVPDDGPVVLYGYSQGGGGVAGAAELASDHAPELDIRGVAAGAVPAELGGVGENLDGGFYAAFLGYAVAGIASGYDIDLAPYLNDKGEQFREGVENSCTVDGIAQFAFAQSKDFTEDGRPLTEYLTEEPFASAVGEQRIGNGKPDFPVLLAQSRLDDVIPFEQSKNLADEWCGKGADVQFAPNLGPTHIGGAIASFPRAFAWIDDRVTGEPTTPNCGDTDQAPVDPEIPVDERQPLLPQLSERLDVE